The Cylindrospermopsis curvispora GIHE-G1 genome contains a region encoding:
- the ilvA gene encoding threonine ammonia-lyase, biosynthetic, whose translation MYCDYLVQILTAKVYDVAQETPLEYAPNLSNRIRNKLLLKREDMQSVFSFKLRGAYNKMANLPQDLLKQGVIAASAGNHAQGVALSANRLGARAMIVMPITTPLVKVNAVKSRGGEVILYGNTYDDAYAYARKLEAEKGLTFIHPFDDPHVIAGQGTIGMEILRQYQQPIDAIFVAIGGGGLISGIGAYVKRLRPEIKIIGVEPVDADAMYQSLKAGHRVRLSQVGLFADGVAVKEVGEETFRLCQEYVDEIMLVDTDATCAAIKDVFEDTRSILEPAGALAIAAAKCYAEREQLQGKTLVAVACGANMNFDRLRFVAERAEFGERREAIFAVNIPEKPGSLKQFCECLGDRNLTEFNYRIADDREAHIFVGVQIENRADAAKIVEKFQLHGLKTIDLTDDELTKLHLRHMVGGHSSLAHHELLYRFEFPERPGALMKFVGSMSPDWNISLFHYRNNGADYGRILVGMQVPPGEMQEWRDFLDSLGYRYWEETQNPAYKLFLG comes from the coding sequence ATGTATTGTGACTACTTAGTACAAATTCTCACAGCCAAAGTCTACGACGTAGCCCAGGAAACACCCCTAGAATATGCTCCCAACCTATCAAACCGCATTCGCAATAAACTGCTGCTCAAGCGAGAGGACATGCAGTCAGTCTTTTCCTTTAAACTGCGGGGTGCTTATAATAAAATGGCCAACTTACCCCAAGACCTACTTAAACAGGGTGTTATTGCTGCTTCCGCTGGTAATCATGCTCAAGGCGTAGCTCTATCTGCTAATCGCTTAGGAGCAAGAGCAATGATTGTTATGCCAATTACAACTCCCTTAGTTAAAGTAAATGCTGTTAAATCCCGTGGGGGAGAAGTAATTTTATATGGAAATACCTATGATGATGCTTATGCTTATGCTCGTAAATTAGAAGCGGAAAAGGGACTAACTTTTATCCATCCTTTTGACGATCCTCATGTCATAGCTGGTCAGGGAACTATTGGTATGGAAATACTACGTCAATACCAACAACCAATAGATGCAATTTTCGTAGCTATTGGTGGGGGTGGGTTAATTTCCGGGATAGGAGCTTATGTGAAACGTCTACGTCCCGAAATCAAAATTATCGGTGTGGAACCCGTAGATGCTGATGCTATGTATCAATCCTTAAAGGCTGGACATAGGGTGCGCTTATCCCAAGTGGGTTTATTTGCTGATGGGGTAGCAGTAAAAGAAGTGGGAGAAGAAACTTTTCGTCTGTGTCAGGAATATGTGGATGAAATTATGCTAGTAGATACGGATGCCACCTGTGCAGCCATTAAAGATGTTTTTGAAGATACTCGTTCAATTTTGGAACCTGCAGGTGCATTAGCTATTGCAGCAGCTAAGTGCTATGCAGAAAGGGAACAGCTTCAAGGAAAAACCTTAGTGGCGGTAGCTTGTGGTGCGAACATGAATTTTGACCGTTTACGGTTCGTTGCAGAGAGAGCTGAATTTGGAGAGCGTCGGGAAGCAATTTTCGCAGTGAATATTCCTGAAAAACCAGGGAGTCTTAAACAATTTTGTGAATGTTTAGGTGATAGAAACCTAACAGAATTTAATTATCGCATTGCAGATGATCGAGAAGCTCATATTTTTGTGGGTGTGCAGATTGAAAATCGAGCTGATGCTGCTAAAATAGTAGAGAAATTTCAACTGCATGGTTTAAAAACCATAGATTTGACCGATGATGAACTGACCAAACTACATCTACGTCACATGGTGGGGGGACACTCTTCCCTAGCTCACCACGAACTATTGTATCGGTTTGAATTTCCTGAACGTCCAGGAGCGCTGATGAAATTTGTCGGTTCCATGTCCCCCGACTGGAATATCAGTTTGTTTCATTACCGCAATAATGGAGCAGATTATGGGCGCATTCTGGTGGGAATGCAAGTACCACCAGGTGAAATGCAAGAATGGCGGGATTTTCTGGATTCCTTAGGTTACCGCTATTGGGAGGAAACTCAAAACCCCGCCTATAAGTTGTTTTTGGGATGA
- the murD gene encoding UDP-N-acetylmuramoyl-L-alanine--D-glutamate ligase has product MPKAIVMGLGKSGIAAARLLKQEGWEVEIWDSNTSPFLLEQQQKLAQEQITVKLGNNPELKESQLPKLIVVSPGVPWDIPLLVKAREMGIETMGEMELAWRQLQNIPWVGITGTNGKTTTTALTAAIFQAAGLHAPACGNIGYAVAEVALEVALGAKPPDWVIGELSSYQIESSWSLFPHIGIWTTFTPDHLARHKTLENYYDIKAKLLRNSRLQIINGDDAYLSKVGLQCWTHAYWTSVKGLGHLIGGKGFYIENGWVTEKLSSDSEPQPIVAVTDLKMVGEHNQQNLLMSVGAARLAGIEIAAINHGVQQFPGVPHRLQHVCTWEGIQFINDSKATNYDAAEVGLKSVKSPAILIAGGEAKAGDDTGWLKRIQEKTAAVLLIGSAAETFSKRLETVGYGNFEIVETMEKAIPRAAQLAKQYQATTILLSPACASFDQYANFEVRGEHFQQLSLEWTRSATTNKD; this is encoded by the coding sequence ATGCCAAAAGCCATTGTAATGGGATTAGGAAAGTCCGGTATTGCTGCGGCGAGATTGTTGAAACAGGAAGGATGGGAGGTAGAAATTTGGGACAGTAATACCTCCCCATTTCTCCTGGAACAACAACAAAAACTTGCCCAGGAACAAATCACTGTCAAATTAGGAAATAACCCAGAATTAAAAGAGAGCCAGTTACCAAAATTAATCGTAGTTAGTCCAGGAGTTCCATGGGATATTCCTCTGCTGGTTAAAGCACGAGAAATGGGAATAGAAACCATGGGAGAAATGGAACTAGCATGGAGACAACTGCAAAATATTCCCTGGGTGGGAATTACTGGTACCAATGGTAAAACCACCACTACAGCGTTAACTGCGGCTATTTTTCAAGCAGCTGGTCTTCATGCTCCTGCTTGTGGTAACATTGGTTATGCTGTAGCGGAAGTAGCTCTAGAAGTGGCTTTAGGCGCAAAACCACCAGACTGGGTCATAGGTGAACTCAGTAGTTACCAAATAGAATCTTCCTGGAGTCTTTTTCCTCACATAGGAATTTGGACGACTTTTACACCAGACCATTTAGCTCGTCACAAAACTCTAGAAAACTACTATGATATTAAAGCCAAACTCCTGAGAAACTCCCGCTTACAAATTATTAATGGTGACGACGCTTACTTGAGTAAAGTTGGGTTACAATGTTGGACTCATGCTTACTGGACAAGTGTCAAAGGACTAGGTCATTTAATAGGGGGAAAAGGGTTTTATATAGAAAATGGCTGGGTAACGGAAAAACTATCCTCTGATTCTGAACCTCAACCAATAGTAGCAGTCACAGATCTAAAAATGGTGGGGGAACACAATCAGCAAAACCTACTTATGTCAGTGGGAGCAGCAAGATTAGCTGGAATAGAAATTGCTGCTATCAACCATGGAGTCCAACAATTTCCCGGGGTTCCCCACCGCTTACAACATGTTTGTACCTGGGAAGGAATTCAATTCATCAATGATAGTAAAGCGACAAACTACGATGCAGCTGAAGTAGGTTTAAAATCGGTAAAAAGTCCGGCAATTTTAATAGCTGGTGGTGAAGCAAAAGCAGGGGACGACACAGGTTGGTTGAAGAGAATTCAAGAGAAAACCGCAGCGGTATTATTAATTGGTAGTGCTGCTGAAACTTTTAGTAAAAGGTTAGAAACTGTAGGGTATGGTAACTTTGAAATTGTGGAGACTATGGAAAAAGCCATTCCCAGAGCTGCACAATTGGCCAAACAGTACCAAGCCACCACGATTTTATTATCACCAGCTTGTGCCAGTTTTGATCAGTATGCCAACTTTGAAGTTAGGGGTGAGCATTTTCAGCAATTATCCTTAGAATGGACCAGATCAGCAACTACTAACAAGGATTAA
- the glyS gene encoding glycine--tRNA ligase subunit beta — MTAFLLEVGTEELPASFLSSAITQWRSRIPQMLEAHGLPIEKVAVFGTPRRLAVLITGLPSQQLDREEEIKGPPAQAAFKDGKPTKAAEGFAKKQGVELSALEVRSTDKGDFIFVNKKTPGRPITEILTELVPQWVWSLEGKRLMRWGSGDGRFSRPIRWLVALLDGDVLPLELRNGEKIVKSDRISWVHRVLHRERVSISHATEYVETLANGYVIVCPEDREKIIVEQVNRAVEELGGCTEIYPELLAETTNLVEYPTAVVGRFEDEFLQLPTEVSTTVMVTHQRYFPVFKNRDGRELLPNFVTISNGDPAKSDIIALGNERVIRARLADGRFFYEADLAKSLEEFLPQLETVTFQEDLGSVRAKVTRIGNIAQVICQQLGLGETETERVQRAALLCKADLVTQMVYEFPELQGIMGEKYALASREDEEVAKAIFEHYLPRNADDILPTTLTGKIVGLADRLDTLISIFGLGLIPSGSSDPFALRRAANAIVNITWVANLPINLEYLLEYTATSFAHTFHKDAQSLISILREFFIQRIRTLLQEEKHIDYDLVNAVLGEQDPEYIERALQDLLDIRDRATYLQQIRHNGTLEKIYETINRSTRLAAQGDLDLQQLIPDELINPTLFQKSSETALYQALVALVPQTQLAQQTRNYQLLIAALEKIAPTVSQFFDGEDSVLVMDPDPHIKRNRLNLLGLLRNHGRILADFGAIVKNL, encoded by the coding sequence ATGACTGCGTTTTTATTAGAAGTTGGCACAGAAGAACTACCAGCAAGCTTTTTGAGTAGCGCGATTACACAATGGCGATCGCGCATTCCCCAAATGCTGGAAGCTCATGGTCTCCCCATAGAAAAAGTAGCGGTTTTTGGTACCCCTCGTAGATTAGCAGTGCTGATCACCGGGTTACCATCCCAGCAACTGGATCGGGAAGAAGAAATTAAGGGACCACCTGCCCAAGCAGCATTTAAAGATGGTAAACCAACCAAAGCAGCAGAAGGATTCGCTAAAAAGCAAGGGGTAGAATTATCTGCTTTAGAGGTTCGTTCTACAGATAAGGGGGATTTTATCTTTGTCAATAAAAAGACCCCAGGGAGACCCATAACAGAAATTTTGACCGAACTAGTTCCCCAATGGGTTTGGAGCTTAGAAGGAAAGCGGTTAATGCGCTGGGGGAGTGGGGATGGGAGGTTTTCTCGTCCTATTCGCTGGTTAGTTGCTTTATTGGATGGGGATGTTTTACCCTTAGAATTAAGAAATGGGGAAAAAATAGTTAAGAGCGATCGCATTTCCTGGGTACATAGGGTTTTACATCGGGAAAGGGTGAGTATTTCCCATGCGACAGAATATGTGGAAACATTGGCCAATGGTTATGTGATAGTTTGTCCAGAGGATCGGGAGAAAATAATTGTAGAGCAGGTGAATAGAGCTGTAGAAGAGTTGGGTGGTTGTACAGAAATCTATCCAGAGTTGTTGGCAGAAACTACCAATTTAGTAGAATATCCCACAGCGGTGGTGGGTAGATTTGAAGATGAATTTCTCCAATTACCAACAGAAGTATCCACCACTGTCATGGTTACCCACCAGCGTTACTTCCCAGTTTTTAAAAACCGGGATGGAAGAGAACTACTACCAAACTTTGTCACCATATCCAATGGGGATCCAGCAAAATCAGATATTATTGCACTAGGTAATGAAAGAGTAATTCGAGCGCGGTTAGCGGATGGGAGATTTTTCTATGAAGCGGATTTAGCCAAGTCTCTAGAAGAGTTTTTACCCCAATTAGAAACAGTTACATTTCAAGAAGATCTAGGTTCCGTGCGAGCCAAAGTCACAAGAATCGGGAATATAGCCCAGGTGATTTGTCAACAATTGGGATTAGGAGAAACTGAAACCGAGAGAGTGCAAAGAGCTGCTCTATTGTGCAAAGCGGATTTAGTCACCCAAATGGTATATGAATTTCCCGAATTACAAGGTATCATGGGTGAAAAATATGCCCTAGCTAGTAGAGAGGATGAGGAAGTAGCTAAAGCCATTTTTGAGCATTATCTACCCAGAAATGCTGATGACATTTTGCCCACCACCCTCACAGGGAAAATCGTGGGCTTAGCTGATAGACTAGATACCCTAATTAGCATCTTTGGTTTAGGTTTAATTCCCTCTGGTTCCTCCGATCCCTTTGCCTTACGTCGGGCCGCCAATGCCATTGTGAATATTACCTGGGTTGCTAACCTACCAATAAATTTGGAGTATTTATTAGAGTACACAGCAACTTCCTTTGCTCACACTTTCCATAAAGATGCTCAATCTTTAATATCCATCCTGCGAGAATTTTTCATCCAACGTATTCGCACCCTACTCCAAGAAGAAAAACACATAGATTACGATCTAGTTAACGCCGTGTTAGGAGAACAGGATCCGGAATATATAGAACGCGCACTACAGGATCTACTAGACATTCGCGATCGCGCCACCTATCTACAACAAATCCGCCATAATGGCACCCTAGAGAAAATCTATGAAACCATCAATCGTTCCACTAGGTTAGCAGCACAGGGGGATTTAGACTTGCAACAGTTAATCCCGGATGAATTAATTAATCCCACATTGTTTCAAAAATCATCCGAGACTGCCCTTTATCAAGCCCTAGTAGCATTAGTGCCCCAGACCCAACTTGCACAACAAACGCGCAACTATCAGTTACTAATAGCCGCCCTGGAAAAAATTGCCCCCACGGTCAGCCAATTCTTTGACGGAGAAGATAGTGTGCTAGTTATGGATCCAGACCCACACATTAAACGCAATCGGTTGAATTTACTAGGTCTACTACGTAACCACGGTCGAATCTTAGCAGATTTTGGAGCCATCGTCAAAAACTTGTAG
- a CDS encoding sugar phosphate isomerase/epimerase family protein, whose protein sequence is MELYFSTSAYGGTSTRQVLTMFWELGIKEVELAIGPRCDRDAVKAITEFQQKGMTYRAHHAFVWGETHKSFNLAEPQEWSYFERMMDWLGDLKVTAYSVHGGDFHRGQEREKAYGQFKENVQNLQQICEKRGIVLGVETMYPTPPNSWNYYLLDNSWELTRFCEELPEMKIVVDLAHVNIWRNQSLSEKLEWLKLPSERILEIHISDNDGKRDIHSPITDSTWWVPYAAQIPRAIPIVIESRLNRFPPSIVKEQYLYTHNLLNHSPSTSLVSR, encoded by the coding sequence ATGGAATTATATTTTAGTACTTCTGCCTATGGTGGAACATCAACCCGTCAAGTTTTGACCATGTTCTGGGAATTAGGAATCAAGGAGGTAGAACTAGCAATTGGTCCACGCTGTGATCGGGATGCAGTCAAAGCGATTACAGAATTTCAGCAAAAAGGCATGACTTATAGGGCTCATCATGCCTTTGTGTGGGGAGAAACTCACAAAAGCTTCAACCTAGCGGAACCCCAGGAATGGAGCTATTTTGAGCGCATGATGGACTGGTTAGGAGATTTAAAAGTAACAGCGTATTCTGTTCATGGAGGAGATTTTCATAGAGGTCAAGAGAGAGAAAAAGCCTATGGGCAGTTTAAAGAAAATGTTCAAAATTTACAACAAATCTGTGAAAAGCGGGGAATTGTCCTGGGGGTAGAGACCATGTATCCCACACCTCCTAATAGTTGGAATTACTATCTGTTGGATAACAGTTGGGAATTGACCCGATTTTGTGAGGAGCTACCTGAGATGAAAATCGTAGTTGATTTAGCACATGTTAATATTTGGCGTAATCAGAGCTTGTCAGAAAAACTAGAGTGGCTAAAACTTCCATCAGAGAGGATTTTGGAGATTCATATATCTGATAACGATGGCAAAAGAGATATACATTCACCAATTACAGACAGCACCTGGTGGGTTCCATACGCAGCACAGATTCCTAGAGCAATCCCCATCGTAATAGAGAGTAGATTAAATAGGTTTCCCCCATCAATTGTCAAAGAACAGTACTTGTACACCCACAACCTGCTCAACCACAGTCCATCAACTTCCCTCGTCTCCAGGTAA
- a CDS encoding YciI family protein has product MPWFVKIEAGLVDKATFDQYVPAHKEYVKALIDKGHKAKTGYWARKGGGMMLFEADSMEEAQAIVSADPLVINGCVNYQLHEWKIVLE; this is encoded by the coding sequence ATGCCTTGGTTTGTCAAAATAGAAGCAGGCCTAGTGGATAAAGCCACCTTTGATCAGTATGTGCCAGCCCATAAAGAATACGTAAAAGCACTAATAGACAAAGGACATAAAGCTAAAACTGGTTACTGGGCGAGAAAAGGTGGAGGGATGATGTTATTTGAGGCAGATTCTATGGAAGAAGCCCAGGCAATTGTTAGCGCAGATCCTTTGGTAATTAACGGTTGTGTTAATTACCAACTGCACGAGTGGAAAATTGTTTTAGAATAG
- the queF gene encoding preQ(1) synthase: protein MSHSVSNILPSENPVKEVKYGEREIEEGKLITFPNPRVGREYTIDITLPEFTCKCPFSGYPDFATIHIAYIPDQRVVELKALKLYINSYRDKYISHEEVTNQILDDLVIACAPLEMTVKADFNPRGNVHMVVEVKHKKGAAS from the coding sequence ATGAGTCATTCCGTGAGCAACATTCTACCAAGTGAAAATCCTGTTAAAGAAGTAAAATATGGTGAGCGAGAAATCGAAGAGGGCAAACTAATTACCTTTCCCAATCCTCGCGTAGGTAGGGAATACACAATTGATATTACCTTACCTGAATTTACCTGTAAATGTCCTTTTTCCGGTTATCCCGACTTTGCCACGATTCATATTGCCTACATACCAGACCAAAGAGTAGTAGAGTTAAAAGCGTTAAAGTTATATATTAACAGCTACCGGGACAAGTACATTTCCCACGAGGAAGTGACCAATCAAATATTAGATGATCTGGTTATTGCCTGTGCACCCTTAGAAATGACTGTAAAAGCTGATTTTAATCCTCGTGGTAACGTACATATGGTGGTAGAAGTAAAGCATAAAAAGGGAGCAGCATCATAA
- a CDS encoding histidine phosphatase family protein has protein sequence MALNLYLLRHGETNFSQSGNFCGETDAQLTPEGNQMAHSFADTYKNLCWEAVYVSPMKRTIATAQPFCDATGLNMQLRTGIREGSYGEWETKSKSFVQENYTENYIKWLTESAWNAPQGGETAVEIANRSIPVIREIKEKHHQGNVLLISHKATIRIILCSLLGIDLGCYRYRINILVASLSMVRFDVNGPMLEILGDRNHIPEHLRLRPGT, from the coding sequence ATGGCACTCAACTTATATCTGCTACGGCATGGCGAAACAAATTTTAGTCAAAGTGGCAATTTCTGTGGTGAAACGGATGCACAATTGACACCGGAAGGAAACCAGATGGCTCATAGTTTTGCTGATACTTATAAAAATTTATGTTGGGAAGCTGTTTATGTGAGTCCTATGAAACGAACCATTGCTACAGCTCAACCTTTTTGTGATGCAACTGGTCTAAATATGCAGTTAAGAACTGGTATCCGAGAAGGTAGTTATGGAGAATGGGAAACCAAAAGCAAGTCCTTTGTTCAGGAAAATTATACTGAAAACTATATTAAATGGTTGACGGAGTCCGCATGGAATGCACCTCAAGGAGGAGAAACAGCTGTAGAAATTGCTAACCGGTCTATTCCCGTAATTAGGGAAATTAAGGAAAAACACCATCAGGGTAATGTTTTGCTGATCTCCCATAAGGCTACCATTCGAATTATACTTTGCAGTCTACTGGGAATTGATTTAGGATGCTACAGATATCGTATTAATATTTTGGTAGCATCACTTAGCATGGTTAGGTTTGATGTTAATGGTCCTATGTTAGAAATCTTGGGCGATCGCAATCATATACCAGAACATCTCCGTCTCCGTCCGGGAACCTAA
- a CDS encoding pyruvate kinase: protein MNITDLSSPPILLDSLLNLREAVERDGKAIFDQWRSHIQRSQFLPSALNLAQYLALRRHDLRPLQAALMPWGLSSLGRIEARVMANLDAVIATLALICEVPIPAPVTRPVLTSFFEGENRLREQTECLFGPALPHRRVRIMVTLPTEAASEYEMVREIIERGATCLRINCAHDNPSIWEKMIQNIRQAEQELSSQCTVMMDLGGPKIRTEIVLAPAGKNRVFRGDLIVLCRSLSNQTIADPIDNIHISCTVPEILDLLTVGTLVYIDDGKLRTRVVDQDYPLPDGSSGFLLEVTHAKPKGVKLSPEKGLNFPNIVLPLIPLTPKDLTDLDFLATHADIIGYSFVQQTTDIQLLQSELAQRCLQGEHPAIIAKIETAVAVTNLPELIVHAAGKHPFGVMIARGDLAVEIGYQRLAEIQEEILWLCEAAHVPVIWATQVLESLVKEGAPSRGEMTDAAMAERAECVMLNKGPFITQAVTILDDVLTRMEAHQLKKTPQLRALRSWENFSASGDDTI from the coding sequence ATGAATATTACAGATCTCTCAAGTCCACCCATCTTATTAGATAGCTTGCTCAACCTTCGAGAAGCAGTAGAAAGAGATGGGAAAGCTATTTTTGACCAATGGCGATCGCACATCCAGCGTTCCCAATTTCTCCCTAGCGCCCTCAACCTAGCCCAGTATTTAGCCCTGCGGAGACACGACCTGCGTCCTTTGCAAGCTGCTCTTATGCCTTGGGGTTTATCTTCTTTGGGTCGTATAGAAGCAAGGGTGATGGCTAATCTAGATGCGGTTATTGCTACTCTAGCATTAATTTGCGAAGTTCCCATTCCTGCTCCTGTTACTCGTCCTGTTCTCACATCTTTTTTTGAGGGAGAGAATAGGTTAAGAGAACAGACAGAGTGCTTATTTGGTCCAGCGTTACCCCATCGTCGGGTGAGAATTATGGTCACCCTACCCACAGAAGCTGCTAGTGAATATGAAATGGTGCGGGAGATAATTGAGCGAGGTGCAACTTGTTTAAGAATAAACTGCGCCCATGACAATCCTAGTATTTGGGAAAAGATGATTCAGAACATTCGTCAAGCTGAACAAGAACTTTCATCTCAATGTACAGTGATGATGGATTTAGGTGGTCCAAAAATTCGCACCGAAATAGTTTTAGCCCCTGCAGGTAAAAATCGCGTCTTCCGAGGAGATTTAATTGTTTTGTGTCGTAGTTTATCTAACCAAACGATCGCAGATCCTATAGATAATATTCACATTAGTTGTACAGTACCAGAAATTCTGGACTTACTAACAGTGGGCACCTTAGTTTATATTGACGATGGTAAATTACGTACTCGGGTAGTTGATCAAGATTATCCTTTACCAGATGGTAGTTCTGGGTTTTTATTGGAGGTGACCCATGCTAAACCCAAGGGAGTGAAGCTATCTCCAGAAAAGGGACTAAATTTTCCCAACATAGTATTACCCCTAATTCCGCTCACACCAAAGGATCTAACTGATTTAGACTTCCTAGCTACCCATGCGGACATTATTGGTTATTCCTTTGTCCAACAAACAACAGATATCCAACTATTACAAAGCGAACTGGCGCAAAGATGCTTGCAGGGAGAACATCCAGCGATTATTGCCAAGATTGAAACCGCTGTAGCAGTTACTAACCTACCCGAACTAATTGTTCATGCAGCGGGGAAACACCCCTTTGGAGTAATGATTGCTAGGGGGGATCTAGCGGTAGAAATTGGCTATCAAAGATTAGCAGAGATACAAGAAGAAATTCTGTGGTTGTGTGAAGCTGCGCACGTTCCAGTGATTTGGGCAACTCAGGTATTAGAGAGTTTAGTCAAGGAAGGTGCCCCATCTCGTGGAGAAATGACAGATGCAGCTATGGCCGAAAGAGCTGAATGTGTTATGTTGAATAAGGGACCATTTATTACCCAAGCTGTCACCATCTTAGATGATGTGCTTACTAGGATGGAAGCCCATCAATTAAAGAAAACCCCCCAATTGCGGGCCCTGCGTTCCTGGGAGAACTTTTCTGCTTCAGGGGACGACACCATTTAA
- a CDS encoding peptide ligase PGM1-related protein — MTGEDISQNTGQLAEIGQFRRLQSTLGERWKASEIFDNSETDILIIPSLSIDQRELEKIQGCEHYEERLLFSLIRLRNPRNRLIYVTSMPIHPSIIDYYLQLLPGIPFSHARHRLLMLSTYDSSLKPLSQKILERPRLIERIRQALHIDKAFISCYNSTFWEAKLSLKLNIPLYAAAPDLQIWGTKSGSREIFAQTGVPHPDGSKLVWNAKDLAREAANLWERQPHLKKIVIKLNQGISGEGNAILNLLPLTDFAPGKTNHVERSQAIEKSFVNLRFQAQKENWKTFSQLILELGAIAESFIEGEIKYSPSVQGRITPDGTVEILSTHDQILGGPDGQIYLGCRFPANENYRVELQDIGLAVGKKLAEKGALERFGVDFVVVDQGNGKWDIQAIEINLRKGGTTHPFMTLKLLTNGSYDLSTGLFYSQQGKPKYYVATDNLQKDSYRGLLPSDLMDIIAHHRLHFESGTETGTVFHLMGCISQFGKLGLTSIGNSPEQAEQIHNQVIHVLDQETNNEINHYSLFSNYAFPIAEDTFGY, encoded by the coding sequence ATGACTGGGGAAGACATATCACAAAATACTGGTCAATTAGCAGAAATTGGACAATTTCGTAGGTTACAATCAACCTTGGGGGAGCGTTGGAAAGCGAGTGAGATATTTGATAATAGTGAGACGGATATTTTAATTATCCCTTCCTTGAGTATTGATCAGCGAGAACTAGAAAAGATTCAGGGTTGTGAGCATTATGAGGAAAGATTACTATTTTCTCTCATTCGTTTGCGCAACCCCCGAAATAGATTAATTTATGTCACATCAATGCCCATACATCCTAGCATTATTGACTATTATTTACAATTGCTACCGGGAATTCCTTTTTCCCATGCCCGCCATCGTCTATTAATGCTTTCTACCTACGATTCTTCTTTAAAACCTCTGAGTCAAAAAATCTTAGAACGCCCCAGACTGATAGAAAGAATACGCCAAGCATTACATATAGATAAAGCTTTTATAAGTTGTTACAATTCCACATTTTGGGAAGCAAAGTTATCCCTAAAATTGAATATACCTCTGTATGCTGCTGCGCCAGATTTACAGATTTGGGGAACAAAAAGTGGTAGTCGGGAAATTTTTGCCCAAACTGGCGTACCTCATCCAGATGGTAGTAAATTGGTTTGGAATGCAAAAGACTTGGCTAGAGAAGCGGCTAATTTGTGGGAACGTCAACCACATTTAAAAAAAATAGTCATCAAACTAAATCAGGGTATATCTGGAGAGGGAAATGCCATCTTGAATTTGCTTCCTCTAACGGATTTCGCTCCAGGAAAAACCAACCATGTTGAAAGATCACAAGCCATCGAAAAAAGTTTTGTCAATCTACGTTTTCAAGCCCAAAAAGAAAATTGGAAAACCTTTTCTCAACTGATTTTAGAACTAGGGGCGATCGCCGAATCATTTATAGAAGGTGAAATCAAATATTCCCCCAGTGTGCAGGGAAGAATCACCCCCGATGGGACGGTAGAAATACTTTCCACCCATGATCAAATTCTCGGTGGTCCGGATGGACAAATTTATCTGGGGTGTCGGTTTCCAGCTAATGAGAATTATAGAGTAGAATTACAAGATATTGGTTTAGCTGTAGGCAAAAAACTGGCAGAAAAAGGAGCATTGGAAAGATTTGGTGTGGATTTTGTAGTAGTGGATCAAGGTAATGGCAAATGGGATATCCAAGCTATTGAAATTAATTTACGTAAAGGCGGTACTACTCACCCCTTTATGACTTTAAAGTTATTAACCAATGGGAGCTATGATTTATCCACTGGGCTATTTTACAGTCAACAGGGAAAACCTAAATATTATGTTGCTACGGACAATTTACAAAAAGACTCCTATCGCGGACTCTTACCCAGTGACTTAATGGATATTATTGCCCATCACCGATTACATTTTGAGAGTGGAACAGAAACGGGAACTGTATTTCATCTGATGGGTTGTATTTCTCAGTTTGGCAAACTAGGTTTAACTAGTATTGGCAATTCCCCTGAACAAGCAGAACAAATTCATAATCAGGTTATTCATGTGCTCGACCAAGAAACCAATAATGAAATTAATCATTACTCCCTATTCTCTAACTATGCTTTTCCCATAGCTGAGGATACTTTTGGTTATTAA